From a region of the Tachypleus tridentatus isolate NWPU-2018 chromosome 1, ASM421037v1, whole genome shotgun sequence genome:
- the LOC143222900 gene encoding LOW QUALITY PROTEIN: uncharacterized protein LOC143222900 (The sequence of the model RefSeq protein was modified relative to this genomic sequence to represent the inferred CDS: deleted 1 base in 1 codon), whose protein sequence is MVCYCINICYQVQRKSSSDVSFENNFTWWKDVRYLGPLLTSKRILLSTRLYYLAMNLFEGNVDRFGGITVHTEKWNLSDSEFQKRLEASLSEWQVNGNRGIWFNIPLHQAAYVPILSKNGFTFHHAKPSYVMMIKWLPKNEPNLLPSYPHTHIGVAGLVVNNRNQILVIKEKYNTRPHWKLPGGYADPGEEFGDTARREVLEETGIDTEFVSIVTLRHHHKHLFECSDLYVVCEMKPLSRDISICKHEISHCQWMDIETYKNHPEVSEMNQFVIQAYLDQQICKASVQVHDVLSFNRDCYQKIYCVKSAESISGS, encoded by the exons AACTTTACATGGTGGAAAGATGTCAGATATTTGGGTCCATTATTAACTTCAAAGAGAATTTTATTATCAACCAGGTTGTACTATTTAGCAATGAATTTATTTGAAGGAAATGTTGACAG GTTTGGGGGAATAACTGTCCACACAGAAAAGTGGAATTTGTCAGATTCAGAGTTTCAGAAGAGACTTGAAG cTTCCCTATCAGAATGGCAGGTGAATGGAAATAGAGGAATATGGTTTAACATACCTCTTCATCAGGCTGCTTATGTCCCTATTCTCTCAAAG AATGGGTTCACATTTCATCATGCCAAACCATCGTATGTAATGATGATAAAATGGCTACCT AAAAATGAACCAAACCTTCTGCCCTCGTACCCTCACACACATATAG GTGTTGCTGGACTTGTGGTGAATAATAGAAACCAGATTTTGGtaatcaaagaaaaatataatactagGCCTCACTGGAAATTACCTGGAGGGTATGCTGACCCAG GAGAAGAATTTGGAGATACAGCTAGAAGAGAGGTTTTGGAGGAGACAGGCATTGATACAGAGTTTGTTTCTATAGTAACACTACGACATCATCACAAACACCTATTTGAATGCAGTGATTTGTACGTGGTGTGTGAGATGAAACCCTTAAGTAGAGACATTTCTATTTGTAAACATGAGATTTCACATTGCCAGTGGATGGAT ATAGAGACATACAAAAATCATCCTGAAGTTTCTGAAATGAACCAGTTTGTCATTCAGGCATACTTGGATCAACAAATATGCAAGGCTTCTGTGCAAGTTCATGATGTGCTATCATTTAACAGGGACTGCTATCAAAAGATATATTGTGTAAAAAGTGCAGAATCAATTTCTGGAAGTTGA